ACGAGGTCTACGCGACGCCGCTGGCCGACGACACCCCGCAGGTGCTCACCGACTACGCGACCGCGCAGCTGGTCAAGGTCGCGGCGAACTCGTTCCTGGCGACCAAGATCTCGTTCATCAACGCCATGGCCGAGCTGTGCGAGGCCACCGGTGCGGACGTCACGCAGCTCGCGGACGCGATCGGCTACGACGTGCGCATCGGCCGGCGGTTCCTCAACGCGGGCCTGGGCTTCGGTGGCGGCTGCCTGCCCAAGGACATCCGTGCGTTCATGGCCCGTGCCGGCGAGCTGGGCGTGGACCAGGCGCTGACGTTCCTGCGCGAGGTGGACTCCATCAACGGCCGCCGGCGCGAGCGCATGGTGGACCTGGCGCGTGAGGTGTGCGGGGGCTCGCTCGTCGGCAAGCGCGTCGCGGTGCTGGGCGCGACGTTCAAGCCGAACTCCGACGACATCCGCGACTCGCCCGCGCTCGCGGTCGCGCTCGGGCTCGAGAAGCAGGGTGCGCACGTCGTCGTGACGGACCCGCAGGGTCTGGAGAACGCGCGTCAGGCGTGGCCCGAGCTGCACTACGCCGACGACGTGCTGGACGCGGTGCGGGACGCCGACGCGGTGCTGCTCGGCACCGAGTGGTCGCAGTACCGCGAGCTCGAGCCGGACGTGCTGGGCGGGCTCGTCGCGGGCAAGCACATGCTCGACGGCCGCAACGTGCTCGACCCGGTGCAGTGGCGGGCCGCGGGCTGGACGTACCGCGCGCTCGGACGCCCCTGAGCCAGGGGGCTGCGGATGATCGTTACCCAAGGTAATGAGGTAGGGTAACGATCATGTCCTCCACCGCGCCCGTGCCCCCCACGAGCGACCCGGTGCTGGACCTCCTGCAGGACCCCGCGCACGACCCGGTGCACGACCTCGCGGCCGAGCTGCGCGGTGCGATCGCGGTCTCGTCGCGGCGCATCCGCGCCGAACGGGGTGACGCGGGCCTGACCGACCCGCAGTACAGCGTGCTGATGTGGCTCGACAAGCGAGGTCCGCTCACGCCCGGCCAGCTCGCCGAGCTCGAGCGCGTGCAGCCCCCGACGGTCACCCGCACGGTCAACTGCCTCGTCGAGGACGGGCTGGTCGCCAAGGGCGAGCACCCCAGCGACGGGCGCGCGGTGCTGGTGTCGCTGACCGCCGCGGGGATCGCCGAGGTCGCGGAGACGCGCCGCCGCCGGCACCTGTGGCTGGCCGGCCGTCTGGCGGACCTCACCGACGACGAGCGCGCGCTGCTGGCCGACGCCGCGGGCGTGCTGCGCAGGCTGGCCGAGTCATGAGCACGTTCGACTCGCTGCGCTACTTCAACTACCGGCTGTGGTTCGCCGGCGCGCTCGTGGCGAACGTCGGCACGTGGATGCAGCGCGTCGCGCAGGACTGGCTGGTCCTGACCGTGCTCACGTCGGAGTCCGGTGTCGCGGTGGGGGTCACCACCGCGCTGCAGTTCGCGCCCGTGCTGGTGCTGTCCGCGTGGGCGGGCCTGCTGGCCGATCGCGTCGACCGCCGCAAGCTGCTCGTCGCTACCCAGGTGGGTCAGGGCGTGCTCGCGGCCGGGCTGGGTGTGCTCGTGCTCGGCGGGCACGCGCAGCTGTGGCACGTGTACCTGTTCGCGGGGCTGCTCGGCTGCGTCTCGGCGATCGACGCCCCGGTCCGCCAGACGTTCGTCGCCGAGCTGGTCCCGCCCGAGAAGCTGTCGAACGCCGTCGGCCTCAACAGCGCGTCGTTCAACGCCGCACGCCTGATCGGTCCCGGCGTCGCGGGCCTGCTCATCGCGTGGGTCGGTCCGGGCTGGGTGTTCGTCATCAACGCCGTGACGTTCGGCGCCACGATCCTGGCGCTGACCGGCATGCGCAGCCGCGAGCTGCGCTCGATGCCGTCCGCGCCGCGGGCCAAGGGGCAGATCCGGGACGGCATCCGCTACGTGCGGAACCGCTCGGACATCCTGGTCATCATGGTCGTGGTCGGCGTGGTCTCGACGTTCGGCCTCAACTTCCAGCTCACCAGCGCGCTCATGGCGCGCACCGAGTTCGGCAAGGGTGCGGGGGAGTACGGCATCCTCGGCTCGGTCCTGGCGATCGGCTCGCTGACCGGCGCGCTGCTGGCCGCGCGGCGCGAGCGTCCGCGCGTGCGGCTGGTGATCGGGTCCGCGTTCGCGTTCGGCATCACCACGGGCGTCATGGCGCTCATGCCGACGTACGTCTCGTTCGCGATCGCGTGCATCCCCGTGGGCCTGGCGTCGCTGACCATGATGACCGCCGCGAACGCGACCATCCAGATGACCACCGAGCCCGCGATGCGCGGCCGCGTGATGGCGCTCTACATGATCGTGTTCCTGGGCGCGACGCCCGTGGGCTCGCCCATCGTCGGGTGGGTCGGTGAGGAGCTCGGCGCCCGCTGGTCCATCGGCATCGGCTCGATCTCGGCGCTCCTGGTGTCCGCGGGCGCGGCGCTGTGGGCCCGCCGCGCGTGGGACGTGCAGGTGCGCTACCACCTGTCCCGCCCG
The Cellulomonas gilvus ATCC 13127 DNA segment above includes these coding regions:
- a CDS encoding UDP-glucose dehydrogenase family protein produces the protein MRISVIGCGYLGAVHAAAMASLGHEVVGIDVDQAKIDSLRAGRAPFYEPGLPELLLEAGASGGLTFGTDIAAVAGARVHFVCVGTPQMKGEFRADLSYVDASIAALVPHLQPGDVVVGKSTVPVGTAERLAVELEPTGATLIWNPEFLREGFAVEDTLHPDRFVYGLPTDDAGVVTPAGDAARTLLDEVYATPLADDTPQVLTDYATAQLVKVAANSFLATKISFINAMAELCEATGADVTQLADAIGYDVRIGRRFLNAGLGFGGGCLPKDIRAFMARAGELGVDQALTFLREVDSINGRRRERMVDLAREVCGGSLVGKRVAVLGATFKPNSDDIRDSPALAVALGLEKQGAHVVVTDPQGLENARQAWPELHYADDVLDAVRDADAVLLGTEWSQYRELEPDVLGGLVAGKHMLDGRNVLDPVQWRAAGWTYRALGRP
- a CDS encoding MarR family winged helix-turn-helix transcriptional regulator, whose product is MSSTAPVPPTSDPVLDLLQDPAHDPVHDLAAELRGAIAVSSRRIRAERGDAGLTDPQYSVLMWLDKRGPLTPGQLAELERVQPPTVTRTVNCLVEDGLVAKGEHPSDGRAVLVSLTAAGIAEVAETRRRRHLWLAGRLADLTDDERALLADAAGVLRRLAES
- a CDS encoding MFS transporter, with the translated sequence MSTFDSLRYFNYRLWFAGALVANVGTWMQRVAQDWLVLTVLTSESGVAVGVTTALQFAPVLVLSAWAGLLADRVDRRKLLVATQVGQGVLAAGLGVLVLGGHAQLWHVYLFAGLLGCVSAIDAPVRQTFVAELVPPEKLSNAVGLNSASFNAARLIGPGVAGLLIAWVGPGWVFVINAVTFGATILALTGMRSRELRSMPSAPRAKGQIRDGIRYVRNRSDILVIMVVVGVVSTFGLNFQLTSALMARTEFGKGAGEYGILGSVLAIGSLTGALLAARRERPRVRLVIGSAFAFGITTGVMALMPTYVSFAIACIPVGLASLTMMTAANATIQMTTEPAMRGRVMALYMIVFLGATPVGSPIVGWVGEELGARWSIGIGSISALLVSAGAALWARRAWDVQVRYHLSRPHLEVLHPAQVEGVRESAARRVGAQDAADRASAA